A stretch of the Streptococcus himalayensis genome encodes the following:
- the tnpB gene encoding IS66 family insertion sequence element accessory protein TnpB (TnpB, as the term is used for proteins encoded by IS66 family insertion elements, is considered an accessory protein, since TnpC, encoded by a neighboring gene, is a DDE family transposase.) translates to MTIQLSDLGQVYLVCGKTDMRQGIDSLAYLVKRQFELDSFSGQVFLFCGGRKDRFKALYWDGQGFWLLYKRFENGKLTWPNDEHEVKALTSEQVDWLMKGFSISPKIKSTKSRDFY, encoded by the coding sequence ATGACCATTCAACTCAGTGATTTAGGGCAGGTCTATCTGGTTTGTGGCAAAACCGATATGCGTCAAGGGATTGATTCGCTGGCTTATCTTGTTAAACGTCAATTTGAATTAGATTCCTTTTCTGGTCAAGTTTTTCTTTTCTGTGGTGGTCGCAAAGACCGTTTCAAGGCCCTTTATTGGGATGGACAAGGTTTCTGGTTGCTTTACAAGCGATTTGAAAACGGCAAACTCACTTGGCCTAATGATGAACATGAGGTCAAAGCCCTCACTTCCGAGCAAGTAGACTGGCTGATGAAGGGATTTTCGATAAGCCCTAAAATAAAATCTACAAAAAGTCGTGATTTCTATTGA
- a CDS encoding IS66 family transposase, which produces MEELLAIIKQQAAVNQQLTNELALLREQVAYLTQKLYGKSSEKVVHQTGQLSLFGEESLPEEESDLPS; this is translated from the coding sequence ATGGAAGAGCTATTAGCCATTATTAAACAACAAGCAGCTGTTAACCAACAACTCACAAATGAACTTGCTCTCCTTCGTGAACAAGTAGCTTATCTGACACAAAAGCTCTATGGCAAGTCATCAGAGAAGGTTGTGCATCAAACTGGTCAGCTCAGCTTATTCGGTGAGGAAAGCCTACCTGAAGAAGAATCTGACTTGCCCAGTTGA